The Thermofilaceae archaeon genomic sequence GGATGCTCGTAAGCCCCTCGCTGAGGGCCTCGCGAGCCTCCGGGCTCGAAAGCCTCCTGGCAGCAACCCAGAGAGCCTCCAGGATGCTGAAGCGCGAGTAGTAGACCTCCAGGCCTGAGTCGGCGAGAGCCCTCAAGCCCCTGAGAACCTCCCCTCCCACGTCGATCCCGAGGGTCGGGAGGATGAAGGACGTGTCAAGCAGAACCCCCGTACCTCGCCTGCTCCTCAAGGCTCACCGCCTCAACCTCCTCCGGGCTCACGGAGGCGAACTTCCTGCCCGCCAGGGCCAGCCGGATGGGGTCGCGGACCAGCTCCAGCACGATCCTCCCCCCCTCAACCCTGATCAGCAGGCCATCCCCCTCCCGCAGCCCCACGGCTTCAACCACGGCCCTCGGGAGGTACACGGCGTACTTCCTCCCCACGCGAGCCCTAAAGACCACAGCCACCAACCCGCACCAGGCTAAAGGGCTCCCACCAGGTTATAAGAATTTAGTCAGGTTAATAGGCCGAAACCAGGCTAGGGTGGGTGAGCGAAGCCGGTGGCTTCAAACCCGCGATCAGGCCGGGGCTGCCCGCGGCTGCAGTAGACCTCGACGCCATCGTAGGGTAGGCCTGAGTGGGTGATGAACACCCTGTCCCTGTAGCTGGGCTGGTAGCCGTCCCTGTACCTCAGGATCACCCGCTCCCTCGCGGCCCTCCGGAACTCCCTGTCCTCCAGGAGCTCCTCCCAGCGCTCCCGCAATTCCCTCTCCCGCTCCCTGGCCTCGCGCTCCAGCTCCCTGAAGCTGCACCACCGCTCCAGCTTGCCGCAAGCCTCCGCCGCGAGGAGGCACTTGAGGAGGTTGTTCTCCTCGTTGCTGAGGAGGTACTCGACGTGCGGCGCCGTAGGCTTTAAGTGCTGCTCAGCGAAGCTCCAGAGGTCCGACAGCCTGTAGCCCCTCCTACCCCCCACCTCAACAGGCCGGTAGCGCTCCACGGCCTCGAGCAGGGCCTCCGCGGCCGAGTAAGCCTCGAGCAGCACCTCCAGCGTCCGCCACCTCCCCTCGCTGATGAGGCACGCCGTGTCCACGGTGACCTCACCCCCCTCCTCAGCGAGCCTGGCACCTCTCAAGGCCTCCGCGACGGCACCGATCAGCTCGTCCACCACCTCCCTGAGCCTCGGCAGCTGGGCGCGCCCCAGCAGCCTGGGCGCGTAGTCGAGGGCTACCAGCGGGA encodes the following:
- a CDS encoding PIN domain-containing protein, with the protein product MRSRRGTGVLLDTSFILPTLGIDVGGEVLRGLRALADSGLEVYYSRFSILEALWVAARRLSSPEAREALSEGLTSILESGVYREVREDAWVFAEAARLYALGHRDMIDNILYAASVRYNLRFLTLDRELKEFVRRIGLRDTLVSPDELTA
- a CDS encoding AbrB/MazE/SpoVT family DNA-binding domain-containing protein; this encodes MAVVFRARVGRKYAVYLPRAVVEAVGLREGDGLLIRVEGGRIVLELVRDPIRLALAGRKFASVSPEEVEAVSLEEQARYGGSA